Proteins encoded within one genomic window of Cellulomonas flavigena DSM 20109:
- the hemL gene encoding glutamate-1-semialdehyde 2,1-aminomutase has protein sequence MTQVEDETVVPGVGPSWTTSSAEAFAHATAVIPGGVNSPVRAYGAVGGTPRFLESALGAYVRDVEGRDYVDLVGSWGPALVGHAHPHVVEAVQQAAARGLGFGAPTTTEVELVDEIRDRVAPAQRVRLVSTGTEATMTALRLARAWTGRDKVVKFAGCYHGHVDALLAEAGSGVATLALPGSAGVTAAVAAETIVLPYNDIEAVQAAFDEHGSSIAAVVTEAAPANMGVVPPLPGFNRELRRITQHYSAVLVQDEVLTGFRVGRAGWWGLEGAAEQWAPDLLTFGKVIGGGLPVAAVAGRADIMEQLAPLGPVYQAGTLSGNPVAAAAGLATLQLADVEAYARVDAAAAHLRRAVTNALVEASVPHAVQWAGSLFSIVFGEQAASEGARDYAAVQASEHWRYGPFFHALLEAGVLAPPSPFEAWFLSASHDEAVLDRVIEALPAAARAAAEATAPQ, from the coding sequence ATGACGCAGGTGGAGGACGAGACGGTCGTGCCGGGTGTCGGCCCGTCGTGGACGACCAGCAGCGCCGAGGCGTTCGCGCACGCCACCGCCGTGATCCCCGGGGGCGTGAACTCCCCCGTCCGGGCCTACGGCGCCGTCGGCGGCACGCCGCGGTTCCTGGAGTCCGCGCTCGGTGCGTACGTGCGTGACGTCGAGGGCCGGGACTACGTCGACCTCGTCGGCTCGTGGGGTCCGGCGCTCGTGGGGCACGCGCACCCGCACGTCGTGGAGGCCGTGCAGCAGGCCGCCGCGCGCGGTCTGGGGTTCGGCGCGCCGACGACGACCGAGGTCGAGCTCGTCGACGAGATCCGTGACCGCGTGGCGCCCGCGCAGCGCGTCCGGCTCGTCTCGACCGGCACCGAGGCGACCATGACCGCGCTGCGCCTCGCGCGCGCGTGGACGGGCCGCGACAAGGTCGTGAAGTTCGCGGGCTGCTACCACGGGCACGTCGACGCGCTGCTGGCCGAGGCGGGGTCGGGCGTCGCGACGCTCGCGCTGCCGGGGTCCGCGGGTGTCACGGCCGCGGTCGCCGCCGAGACGATCGTCCTGCCGTACAACGACATCGAGGCCGTGCAGGCCGCGTTCGACGAGCACGGCTCGTCCATCGCCGCCGTCGTCACCGAGGCCGCGCCCGCCAACATGGGCGTCGTGCCGCCGCTGCCCGGCTTCAACCGCGAGCTGCGCCGCATCACGCAGCACTACTCCGCCGTCCTCGTCCAGGACGAGGTGCTCACCGGGTTCCGCGTCGGCCGCGCCGGCTGGTGGGGGTTGGAGGGTGCGGCCGAGCAGTGGGCGCCGGACCTGCTGACGTTCGGCAAGGTCATCGGCGGTGGGCTCCCCGTCGCGGCGGTCGCCGGGCGCGCGGACATCATGGAGCAGCTCGCACCCCTCGGGCCCGTGTACCAGGCGGGCACGCTGTCCGGGAACCCGGTCGCGGCGGCCGCGGGGCTCGCCACGCTGCAGCTCGCGGACGTCGAGGCGTACGCGCGGGTCGACGCAGCGGCCGCGCACCTGCGCCGCGCGGTGACCAACGCACTCGTCGAGGCGAGCGTGCCGCACGCCGTGCAGTGGGCGGGCAGCCTGTTCAGCATCGTGTTCGGCGAGCAGGCCGCGTCCGAGGGCGCGCGGGACTACGCCGCCGTGCAGGCGTCGGAGCACTGGCGCTACGGGCCGTTCTTCCACGCGCTGCTCGAGGCCGGCGTGCTCGCGCCGCCGTCGCCGTTCGAGGCGTGGTTCCTGTCCGCGTCGCACGACGAGGCCGTGCTGGACCGCGTCATCGAGGCGCTGCCGGCCGCCGCCCGGGCCGCCGCGGAGGCCACCGCCCCGCAGTGA
- a CDS encoding sulfite exporter TauE/SafE family protein, with the protein MPTIVLLALVGLAAQLVDGSLGMAYGVTSTTLLLAIGTNPAAASATVHLAEIGTTLASGVSHWKFGNVDWKVVLRIGVPGAIGAFAGATFLSNLSTDAAKPVMSLVLLGLGIYLLVRFTLKGLRTDRAHLPLRKRFLAPLGLVAGFVDATGGGGWGPVGTPALLASGRIEPRKVVGSIDTSEFLVAIAASLGFLFALGSQGIDVQWVLALLIGGLVAAPIAAWLVRKVPGRVLGSAVGGVIVLTNTRTLLRSDWLGAADTSTEGIVLGIIAVVWAAAVTWSVRAYRNDLAAGRGDVAAVGHGPAAPDDELDLVGADSTPARPAS; encoded by the coding sequence GTGCCCACGATCGTCCTGCTCGCCCTCGTCGGGCTCGCCGCGCAGCTCGTCGACGGGAGCCTGGGCATGGCCTACGGCGTCACGTCGACGACGCTGCTGCTCGCCATCGGCACCAACCCCGCCGCCGCGTCGGCCACCGTGCACCTCGCGGAGATCGGCACGACGCTCGCGTCGGGCGTCTCGCACTGGAAGTTCGGCAACGTCGACTGGAAGGTCGTCCTGCGGATCGGTGTGCCAGGTGCGATCGGCGCGTTCGCCGGCGCGACGTTCCTGTCGAACCTCTCGACCGACGCCGCCAAGCCCGTCATGTCGCTGGTCCTGCTCGGTCTCGGCATCTACCTGCTGGTGCGGTTCACGCTCAAGGGCCTGCGCACCGACCGTGCTCACCTCCCGCTGCGCAAGCGGTTCCTCGCCCCGCTCGGCCTCGTCGCCGGGTTCGTCGACGCGACCGGTGGCGGAGGCTGGGGCCCGGTCGGCACGCCGGCGCTGCTCGCGAGCGGGCGCATCGAGCCCCGCAAGGTCGTCGGCTCGATCGACACGTCCGAGTTCCTCGTCGCGATCGCCGCGAGCCTCGGCTTCCTGTTCGCGCTCGGCTCGCAGGGCATCGACGTCCAGTGGGTCCTGGCGCTGCTCATCGGTGGCCTCGTCGCCGCGCCGATCGCCGCGTGGCTGGTCCGCAAGGTCCCGGGTCGCGTGCTCGGGTCGGCCGTCGGCGGTGTCATCGTCCTGACGAACACCCGCACGCTCCTGCGCTCCGACTGGCTCGGCGCCGCCGACACCTCGACCGAGGGCATCGTGCTGGGGATCATCGCGGTCGTCTGGGCCGCCGCCGTCACGTGGTCGGTCCGCGCCTACCGCAACGACCTGGCAGCGGGCCGCGGCGACGTCGCCGCCGTGGGCCACGGCCCCGCCGCACCGGACGACGAGCTCGACCTGGTCGGCGCCGACAGCACGCCCGCCCGGCCGGCGTCCTGA
- a CDS encoding RrF2 family transcriptional regulator, with product MRVSAKADYAVRACAELASRPGGESVPSEVLAAGQDIPTSFLERIMGDLRRGGVVTSVRGRSGGYLLARPADEITVADVVRAVDGPLVTVRDVRPPGLTYEGSAAGLLDVWVALRASVRDVLDVVTLKDLVDRDLPAAVRELAAREDAWLNP from the coding sequence ATGCGAGTGTCGGCGAAGGCGGATTACGCGGTGCGGGCGTGCGCCGAGCTGGCGAGCAGGCCGGGCGGCGAGTCCGTCCCGAGCGAGGTGCTCGCCGCCGGGCAGGACATCCCGACCAGCTTCCTCGAGCGGATCATGGGCGACCTGCGTCGCGGAGGCGTGGTGACCAGCGTGCGCGGGCGGTCCGGCGGCTACCTGCTGGCGCGCCCCGCCGACGAGATCACGGTGGCGGACGTCGTGCGGGCGGTCGACGGGCCGCTCGTCACGGTGCGCGACGTGCGCCCGCCGGGGCTGACCTACGAGGGCTCCGCGGCCGGCCTGCTCGACGTGTGGGTGGCGCTGCGGGCGTCGGTGCGCGACGTGCTCGACGTGGTGACGCTCAAGGACCTGGTCGACCGGGACCTGCCGGCGGCCGTGCGCGAGCTCGCGGCACGCGAGGACGCCTGGCTCAATCCCTGA
- a CDS encoding metal-sensitive transcriptional regulator: protein MAVTTSTSQPVDAPTAPPDAHAHAGPTHGYTPAKDEYLRRLRRVEGQVRGIARMVDQDVYCIDVLTQIAAVTKALQAVGIGLVEDHLSHCVVDAARQSPEAGAEKVREASAAIARLVRS from the coding sequence ATGGCCGTGACGACCTCGACCTCGCAGCCCGTCGACGCGCCCACCGCGCCGCCCGACGCGCATGCGCACGCCGGCCCCACCCACGGGTACACGCCCGCCAAGGACGAGTACCTGCGACGCCTGCGGCGCGTCGAGGGCCAGGTGCGCGGTATCGCACGCATGGTCGACCAGGACGTCTACTGCATCGACGTCCTCACCCAGATCGCCGCGGTCACCAAGGCCCTGCAGGCCGTCGGGATCGGGCTCGTCGAGGACCACCTGTCCCACTGCGTCGTCGACGCGGCACGGCAGTCCCCCGAGGCCGGCGCCGAGAAGGTCCGCGAGGCGTCCGCCGCGATCGCCCGTCTCGTCCGCAGCTGA
- a CDS encoding heavy-metal-associated domain-containing protein — translation MSTTTFRVDGMTCGHCVRAVTEELTALPGVTDVTVDLVTGGSSPVTVTSDAPLDRSAVEAAVVEAGYAVTPTRSLL, via the coding sequence ATGAGCACCACCACCTTCCGCGTCGACGGCATGACCTGCGGCCACTGCGTGCGCGCCGTCACCGAGGAGCTCACCGCCCTGCCCGGCGTCACCGACGTGACCGTCGACCTCGTCACCGGCGGCTCGTCGCCCGTGACCGTCACGTCCGACGCCCCCCTCGACCGCTCCGCCGTCGAGGCCGCGGTCGTCGAGGCCGGGTATGCCGTCACCCCCACGCGGTCGCTGCTGTGA
- a CDS encoding heavy metal translocating P-type ATPase codes for MSAEADRRPPDGTAAAGIDLAIEGMTCASCVARVEKRLNRVPGAHATVNLALETAHVDVVGTDDTPAPTIEALVAAVQAAGYDARPLTRPGHGAGTSHDAPGARDHDTTSTDPSHVTPPQDPTAHDAPTHDDVEHALSGMQHAGTEHDPTDDTSAPDDTRGADLRRRLRVAAVLTVPVLVLSMLPATQFRGWQWVVAAAALPVVTWAAWPFHRAAYRAARHGASTMDTLVSIGVVAATAWSLWALLLGGAGELGMRMTPTLFPAAGAGHGTAMPELYFEVAAVVTTFLLAGRYAEHRSRRRAGDALRALLDLGAKDVALLATGPDGRRVERRVPVDRLAVGDEFAVRPGEKVATDGVVVSGTSAVDTSLLTGEPVPVDVGPGDDVTGATVNTSGHLVVRATRVGEETRLAQIGRLVARAQTGKAPVQRLADRISAVFVPVVLVLAVGTLVAWLVAGGGAQAAFTAAVAVLIIACPCALGLATPTALLVGTGRGAQLGVLIKGPEILEETRRVDTVVLDKTGTVTAGRMALVDVVAAPGEDAAEVHRLAAAVESLAEHPIARAVAGLDRRLTDEEETASPTPQGASRHSSPAASVRDQVDVPVGADGVAIGADEVREFRADAGRGVSGVVRTAHSGVGLARRVLVGRLGWLDEQGVRTQDVADTVAAAEADGATAVVAAWDGRARGVLVLRDPVKPTSADAVRELRELGLRPVLLTGDNRGAALATARTVGIAEDDVIAQVLPDEKVAVVERLQTGGARVAMVGDGVNDAAALATADLGLAMGTGTDVAIEAADLTLVRGDLASAPQAIRLSRRTLRVIRQNLFWAFAYNVAAIPLAALGLLNPMIAGAAMALSSVLVVTNSLRLRRFA; via the coding sequence GTGAGCGCCGAGGCGGACCGCCGACCGCCCGACGGGACCGCCGCCGCGGGCATCGACCTCGCCATCGAGGGCATGACGTGCGCGTCGTGCGTCGCCCGCGTCGAGAAGCGCCTCAACCGCGTCCCCGGCGCGCACGCCACCGTCAACCTCGCGCTCGAGACGGCGCACGTCGACGTCGTCGGGACCGACGACACCCCGGCGCCCACGATCGAGGCGCTCGTCGCCGCCGTGCAGGCCGCGGGGTACGACGCGCGCCCGCTGACGCGCCCGGGGCACGGGGCGGGCACGTCGCACGACGCCCCCGGCGCGCGCGACCACGACACGACGAGCACGGACCCGTCGCACGTCACGCCACCCCAGGACCCCACCGCCCACGACGCCCCCACCCACGACGACGTCGAGCACGCCCTGTCCGGCATGCAGCACGCCGGCACGGAGCACGACCCGACGGACGACACGTCCGCCCCCGACGACACCCGCGGCGCCGACCTGCGCCGCCGGCTGCGCGTCGCCGCCGTGCTCACGGTGCCCGTGCTGGTGCTGAGCATGCTGCCCGCGACGCAGTTCCGCGGGTGGCAGTGGGTCGTCGCGGCGGCCGCCCTGCCGGTGGTGACCTGGGCGGCGTGGCCGTTCCACCGCGCCGCCTACCGGGCGGCACGCCACGGCGCGTCGACGATGGACACGCTCGTGTCGATCGGCGTGGTCGCGGCGACCGCGTGGTCGCTGTGGGCGCTGCTGCTGGGCGGGGCGGGCGAGCTCGGCATGCGCATGACGCCGACGCTGTTCCCGGCCGCGGGCGCGGGCCACGGCACCGCGATGCCGGAGCTCTACTTCGAGGTCGCGGCCGTCGTCACGACGTTCCTGCTCGCCGGGCGCTATGCGGAGCACCGGTCCCGTCGCCGCGCAGGCGACGCGCTGCGCGCGCTGCTCGACCTGGGGGCGAAGGACGTCGCACTGCTGGCCACCGGGCCGGACGGACGGCGCGTCGAGCGCCGCGTGCCCGTGGACCGGCTCGCCGTGGGTGACGAGTTCGCCGTGCGCCCGGGCGAGAAGGTCGCCACCGACGGGGTCGTCGTCTCCGGCACGAGCGCCGTGGACACGTCCCTGCTGACCGGTGAGCCCGTGCCCGTCGACGTGGGGCCCGGCGACGACGTCACGGGGGCGACCGTCAACACGTCCGGTCACCTCGTGGTGCGCGCGACGCGCGTGGGCGAGGAGACCCGCCTGGCGCAGATCGGCCGGCTCGTGGCCCGCGCGCAGACGGGCAAGGCACCCGTGCAGCGGCTGGCCGACCGGATCTCGGCGGTGTTCGTGCCGGTCGTGCTGGTGCTCGCGGTGGGCACGCTCGTCGCGTGGCTCGTCGCCGGCGGCGGCGCGCAGGCAGCATTCACCGCTGCCGTCGCGGTGCTGATCATCGCGTGCCCCTGCGCGCTCGGGCTCGCGACACCCACGGCGCTGCTGGTGGGCACGGGCCGTGGTGCGCAGCTCGGCGTGCTCATCAAGGGCCCGGAGATCCTCGAGGAGACGCGCCGCGTCGACACCGTCGTGCTCGACAAGACCGGCACGGTCACCGCCGGGCGCATGGCGCTCGTGGACGTCGTCGCCGCCCCCGGCGAGGACGCTGCCGAGGTCCACCGCCTCGCCGCCGCCGTCGAGTCCCTCGCGGAGCACCCCATCGCGCGCGCCGTCGCGGGGCTGGATCGACGGCTCACCGACGAGGAGGAGACGGCCAGCCCCACCCCCCAGGGCGCGAGCCGTCATTCCAGCCCCGCCGCCTCCGTGCGGGACCAGGTCGACGTACCCGTGGGGGCCGACGGGGTCGCGATCGGGGCCGACGAGGTGCGGGAGTTCCGCGCCGACGCGGGTCGAGGCGTGAGCGGCGTGGTCCGCACCGCGCACAGCGGGGTCGGGCTGGCGCGTCGCGTGCTCGTCGGGCGGCTCGGCTGGCTCGACGAGCAGGGCGTGCGCACGCAGGACGTCGCCGACACGGTCGCGGCCGCGGAGGCGGACGGTGCGACGGCGGTCGTCGCCGCGTGGGACGGCCGCGCGCGCGGCGTGCTCGTGCTGCGTGACCCCGTGAAGCCCACGTCGGCGGACGCGGTGCGCGAGCTGCGCGAGCTCGGCCTGCGGCCCGTCCTGCTCACGGGCGACAACCGCGGCGCGGCGCTCGCGACGGCCCGCACGGTCGGCATCGCCGAGGACGACGTGATCGCCCAGGTGCTGCCCGACGAGAAGGTCGCGGTGGTCGAGCGACTGCAGACGGGCGGCGCACGCGTGGCGATGGTCGGCGACGGCGTCAACGACGCGGCCGCCCTCGCCACGGCCGACCTGGGCCTGGCGATGGGCACGGGCACGGACGTCGCGATCGAGGCGGCGGACCTCACGCTCGTCCGCGGGGACCTGGCGTCGGCGCCGCAGGCGATCCGGCTGTCGCGGCGCACGCTGCGCGTGATCCGGCAGAACCTGTTCTGGGCGTTCGCGTACAACGTCGCCGCCATCCCGCTGGCGGCCCTGGGTCTGCTCAACCCGATGATCGCGGGTGCCGCGATGGCCCTGTCGTCGGTCCTGGTGGTGACCAACTCGCTGCGCCTGCGCCGCTTCGCCTGA
- a CDS encoding SPFH domain-containing protein produces MPDTTPPQESVGGDPSGRPVGHAGARVDVAERGAWATGAAGALVALALALGSFVGAIALVVRAENTGEDVWGVLGMLLIVLGVVLSSGVAVISPGQTRVVQFFGRYVGTIRRTGLVLTVPLTVRRNVSVRVRNFETSELKVNDADGNPINIAAIVVWQVADTAKATFAVEDYADFVRVQSESALRHVAMSHPYDHADDGENSLRGATDIVSAEIATEVAARVVIAGVEVIEARISNLAYAPEIAQAMLQRQQAGAIIAARERIVEGAVSMVEGALGRLEADGVVQLDDERRAAMVSNLLVVLCGESRATPVVNTGSLYA; encoded by the coding sequence ATGCCTGACACCACGCCGCCGCAGGAGTCCGTCGGCGGTGACCCCAGCGGCCGGCCCGTCGGCCACGCCGGCGCCCGCGTCGACGTCGCCGAGCGCGGCGCCTGGGCCACCGGCGCCGCCGGCGCACTCGTCGCCCTCGCCCTGGCCCTGGGCTCGTTCGTCGGCGCGATCGCCCTGGTGGTCCGCGCCGAGAACACCGGCGAGGACGTCTGGGGCGTCCTCGGGATGCTGCTGATCGTGCTCGGCGTCGTGCTGTCCAGCGGCGTGGCCGTCATCAGCCCCGGGCAGACCCGCGTCGTGCAGTTCTTCGGCCGGTACGTCGGGACGATCCGCCGCACCGGGCTCGTCCTGACCGTCCCCCTGACGGTCCGCCGGAACGTCTCGGTCCGCGTCCGCAACTTCGAGACGTCCGAGCTCAAGGTCAACGACGCGGACGGCAACCCCATCAACATCGCCGCGATCGTCGTGTGGCAGGTCGCCGACACCGCGAAGGCCACGTTCGCCGTCGAGGACTACGCCGACTTCGTGCGCGTGCAGTCCGAGTCCGCGCTGCGGCACGTCGCGATGTCCCACCCGTACGACCACGCCGACGACGGCGAGAACTCCCTGCGCGGCGCCACGGACATCGTGTCCGCGGAGATCGCCACCGAGGTCGCCGCGCGCGTCGTCATCGCCGGCGTCGAGGTCATCGAGGCCCGCATCTCCAACCTCGCGTACGCCCCGGAGATCGCCCAGGCGATGCTGCAGCGGCAGCAGGCCGGCGCGATCATCGCGGCCCGCGAGCGCATCGTCGAGGGCGCGGTGTCCATGGTCGAGGGTGCGCTGGGCCGGCTCGAGGCCGACGGCGTCGTCCAGCTCGACGACGAGCGCCGCGCAGCCATGGTCTCCAACCTGCTGGTGGTGCTGTGCGGGGAGTCCCGCGCGACGCCCGTCGTCAACACCGGCAGCCTGTACGCGTGA
- a CDS encoding ABC transporter permease, whose product MSTTAPPVDLPAVPRPDRPALRPWVSLAALHARYQVLETVRVPIAVLGNLLFPALALLFFVIPQSSITQHPLASVAAIAQLGTFAIMSACLFTHGAGVAEDRAQPFDTFVRTLPARPGPRLAGRVLNGLLWAYLALVPPVLIGALFTAATITPLRALGAVAMVVAVAVPFTLLGLAIGYAMSTKAALAVVQAVLFPLAFAGGLFMPPEVFPRWLDVASQALPSRAARDLVIQVTTGVEGGGLALPVLLAWTAVFAALAVWAVRRDEGRRFH is encoded by the coding sequence ATGAGCACGACCGCGCCGCCCGTCGACCTGCCCGCAGTCCCCCGCCCCGACCGTCCCGCACTGCGGCCCTGGGTCTCGCTCGCGGCGCTGCACGCCCGCTACCAGGTCCTCGAGACCGTCCGCGTGCCCATCGCCGTCCTCGGCAACCTGCTGTTCCCGGCGCTCGCGCTCCTGTTCTTCGTCATCCCGCAGAGCTCGATCACGCAGCACCCGCTCGCGTCGGTGGCCGCGATCGCGCAGCTCGGCACGTTCGCGATCATGTCCGCCTGCCTGTTCACGCACGGCGCCGGCGTCGCCGAGGACCGCGCCCAGCCGTTCGACACGTTCGTCCGGACGCTGCCGGCCCGTCCCGGCCCACGGCTCGCCGGGCGCGTGCTCAACGGGCTGCTGTGGGCGTACCTCGCGCTCGTGCCACCGGTCCTCATCGGCGCGCTGTTCACCGCCGCCACCATCACGCCGCTGCGTGCCCTGGGCGCCGTCGCCATGGTCGTGGCGGTCGCCGTGCCGTTCACGCTGCTCGGCCTGGCGATCGGCTACGCCATGTCCACCAAGGCGGCGCTCGCGGTCGTGCAGGCCGTGCTGTTCCCGCTCGCGTTCGCCGGAGGGCTGTTCATGCCGCCCGAGGTGTTCCCGCGCTGGCTCGACGTCGCCTCGCAGGCCTTGCCCTCGCGGGCGGCCCGGGACCTCGTCATCCAGGTGACCACCGGCGTCGAGGGCGGCGGGCTGGCCCTGCCGGTGCTGCTCGCGTGGACCGCGGTGTTCGCCGCCCTCGCCGTCTGGGCGGTCCGCCGCGACGAGGGCCGCCGCTTCCACTGA
- a CDS encoding ABC transporter ATP-binding protein, translated as MTTATHATAPAVLVEHVTRRFGPVTALDDVSLQVEHGEIVGLLGPNGAGKTTLLSLLGGLRAPDEGTVRLFGRNPRDPAARTSLGTTPQETGLPQTLKVREVVDFVAGHYTDPMPRAEVLERFGLTDMAEKQTGALSGGQKRRLAVALALVGRPRLVLLDEPTTGLDVEARHVLWDALRTYHADGATVIVTSHYLEEIEALAERVVVVAEGRVLADDRLARVLDLVAARRMTLTVDGTGDDLTALPGVQSVRERHPAPAGTRVTLVASDADTAVRALVGSGTAFRDLEVRGASLEEAFLALTSRGVDPAAGLAPAAPTLVPEVTR; from the coding sequence ATGACCACCGCGACCCACGCCACCGCCCCGGCGGTGCTCGTCGAGCACGTCACCCGGCGCTTCGGGCCCGTCACCGCGCTCGACGACGTCTCCCTGCAGGTCGAGCACGGCGAGATCGTCGGCCTGCTCGGCCCCAACGGCGCCGGCAAGACGACCCTGCTGTCCCTGCTCGGCGGCCTGCGCGCCCCCGACGAGGGCACCGTGCGGCTGTTCGGCCGCAACCCCCGCGACCCGGCCGCCCGCACGTCGCTGGGCACCACGCCGCAGGAGACGGGGCTGCCGCAGACCCTCAAGGTCCGCGAGGTCGTCGACTTCGTCGCCGGGCACTACACCGACCCCATGCCGCGTGCCGAGGTGCTCGAACGGTTCGGGCTCACCGACATGGCCGAGAAGCAGACCGGTGCGCTGTCCGGCGGGCAGAAGCGCCGCCTGGCCGTCGCGCTCGCGCTCGTCGGCCGCCCCCGGCTCGTGCTGCTCGACGAGCCGACCACCGGCCTCGACGTCGAGGCGCGCCACGTGCTCTGGGACGCGCTGCGGACGTACCACGCGGACGGCGCCACCGTGATCGTCACCAGCCACTACCTCGAGGAGATCGAGGCGCTGGCCGAGCGCGTGGTGGTGGTCGCAGAGGGGCGGGTGCTCGCGGACGACCGCCTCGCGCGCGTCCTCGACCTCGTCGCCGCGCGCCGCATGACCCTCACCGTCGACGGCACGGGGGACGACCTCACGGCACTGCCAGGTGTGCAGAGCGTCCGCGAGCGGCACCCCGCGCCCGCCGGCACGCGCGTCACGCTCGTCGCGTCCGACGCCGACACGGCCGTGCGCGCCCTCGTCGGCAGCGGCACGGCGTTCCGCGACCTCGAGGTGCGCGGCGCCTCGCTCGAGGAGGCATTCCTCGCCCTGACGTCCCGCGGCGTCGACCCCGCGGCCGGGCTCGCGCCCGCCGCCCCGACCCTCGTCCCGGAGGTGACCCGATGA
- a CDS encoding transcriptional regulator, with protein sequence MSEVELDPVIHSASRLRVVATLAALERGDRVSFPRLQKLLDMTAGNLSTHLRRLEAAGYVTQTKTFSGRTPATYVELSTAGRAAFERYTHTLSELLKGAQE encoded by the coding sequence GTGAGCGAGGTCGAGCTCGACCCCGTCATCCACTCGGCGTCCCGCCTGCGGGTCGTCGCCACCCTCGCCGCACTCGAGCGCGGGGACCGCGTCTCCTTCCCCCGGCTGCAGAAGCTCCTCGACATGACCGCCGGGAACCTGTCCACGCACCTGCGCCGCCTCGAGGCCGCCGGGTACGTCACCCAGACCAAGACGTTCAGCGGGCGCACGCCCGCCACGTACGTCGAGCTGTCCACCGCCGGGCGCGCCGCGTTCGAGCGCTACACCCACACCCTCTCCGAGCTGCTCAAGGGAGCACAGGAATGA
- a CDS encoding CPBP family intramembrane glutamic endopeptidase: MSSAPAVDGEEPTGTPTTRDGRAGAPPPGERAVRRRLGAEIWIVLGLSLGRSAVYAVVSLVAKLTAGPPLADQSTTLNPSQSPRPYLDLTYQLLSIGFALLPVALALYLLSANGRSAVRRIGLDGARPWRDLGVGLGLAGVIGIPGLGLYVAGRALGITVEVQASALNAAWWTIPVLVLAALQNALLEEVVAVGYLMERLREMRWGTPAIIAASALLRGAYHLYQGWGPFVGNVVMGVVFAEYYRRRRRVMPLVVAHTALDVVAFVGYAVLPEEWLEAVGIT; the protein is encoded by the coding sequence GTGAGCAGCGCACCGGCCGTCGACGGCGAGGAGCCGACCGGCACGCCGACGACCCGCGACGGGCGCGCCGGGGCACCGCCACCCGGCGAGCGCGCCGTCCGCCGCCGGCTGGGCGCGGAGATCTGGATCGTGCTCGGCCTGTCGCTCGGGCGGTCCGCGGTCTACGCCGTCGTCTCGCTCGTCGCCAAGCTCACCGCCGGGCCACCGCTCGCCGACCAGTCGACGACGCTGAACCCCAGCCAGTCGCCGCGCCCGTACCTCGACCTCACCTACCAGCTGCTGTCGATCGGGTTCGCGCTGCTGCCCGTCGCGCTCGCGCTGTACCTGCTGTCCGCGAACGGCCGCTCGGCGGTGCGGCGCATCGGCCTGGACGGCGCGCGCCCCTGGCGCGACCTCGGGGTCGGGCTCGGCCTCGCCGGCGTCATCGGCATCCCCGGGCTCGGGCTGTACGTGGCCGGGCGCGCGCTCGGGATCACCGTCGAGGTGCAGGCGTCCGCGCTGAACGCCGCGTGGTGGACGATCCCCGTACTGGTGCTCGCGGCGCTGCAGAACGCGCTGCTCGAGGAGGTCGTCGCCGTCGGCTACCTCATGGAACGGCTGCGCGAGATGCGCTGGGGCACGCCGGCGATCATCGCCGCGAGCGCGCTGCTGCGCGGCGCGTACCACCTGTACCAGGGGTGGGGCCCGTTCGTCGGCAACGTCGTCATGGGCGTCGTGTTCGCGGAGTACTACCGCCGTCGCCGGCGCGTCATGCCGCTCGTCGTCGCGCACACCGCGCTCGACGTGGTCGCCTTCGTCGGGTACGCGGTGCTGCCCGAGGAGTGGCTGGAGGCCGTCGGCATCACGTGA